A single genomic interval of Nocardioides nitrophenolicus harbors:
- a CDS encoding LutC/YkgG family protein gives MNRAENGADNSARAEILGRVRAALLDVGGDLPDAPVVAPAGAGAGAAPGDLVALFAERVADYRATVVRCSPDDLTAAVAAALPAGARVVVPAGLPDDVRAGIPDPIADTGLSATELDAVDAVVTRCRVGIAETGTIVLDHEPDQGRRAITLVPDHHVCVVDAGQVVPDVPDAFALLDPHRPQTWISGPSATSDIELDRVEGVHGPRRLLVIVVDPA, from the coding sequence GTGAACCGCGCCGAGAACGGTGCCGACAACAGCGCCCGCGCCGAGATCCTCGGCCGGGTCCGCGCCGCGCTGCTCGACGTCGGGGGCGACCTCCCGGACGCCCCCGTCGTCGCGCCCGCCGGCGCTGGTGCTGGTGCCGCCCCCGGCGACCTCGTGGCGCTGTTCGCCGAGCGGGTCGCCGACTACCGCGCCACCGTGGTGCGCTGCTCGCCCGACGACCTGACCGCCGCGGTCGCGGCCGCCCTCCCCGCCGGTGCCCGGGTGGTCGTGCCTGCGGGACTGCCGGACGACGTCCGCGCCGGCATTCCCGACCCGATCGCCGACACCGGCCTCTCCGCGACCGAGCTGGACGCCGTCGACGCCGTCGTCACCCGCTGCCGGGTCGGCATCGCCGAGACCGGCACCATCGTGCTCGACCACGAGCCCGACCAGGGCCGCCGCGCGATCACCCTCGTCCCCGACCACCACGTCTGCGTGGTCGACGCCGGCCAGGTGGTGCCCGACGTACCCGACGCCTTCGCGCTGCTCGACCCCCACCGCCCCCAGACGTGGATCAGCGGACCCAGCGCGACCTCCGACATCGAGCTCGACCGGGTCGAGGGCGTCCACGGCCCGCGCCGGCTGCTCGTGATCGTGGTCGACCCCGCCTGA
- a CDS encoding MerR family transcriptional regulator encodes MSTRTAGRTFSIKEAAALTGLPASTLRYYESVGVVSPVGRSASSGHRVYTEGDLDVLTWVACLNATGLSISDMRQYVENGAAGRAAAGQQIELLAAQRDRLAAEAEQLAVRRRYVQLKIDYWQAVADGDDARARRLSDDALALADSLKKKP; translated from the coding sequence GTGAGCACGCGAACCGCAGGCCGGACCTTCTCGATCAAGGAGGCGGCGGCGCTGACCGGGCTCCCGGCGAGCACGCTGCGCTACTACGAGTCGGTCGGGGTGGTGTCACCCGTCGGCCGCTCGGCGAGCAGCGGGCACCGGGTCTACACGGAGGGCGACCTCGACGTGCTGACCTGGGTGGCCTGCCTCAACGCGACCGGGCTGTCGATCAGCGACATGCGCCAGTACGTCGAGAACGGAGCGGCGGGCCGGGCGGCGGCGGGACAGCAGATCGAGCTGCTCGCGGCGCAGCGGGACCGGCTGGCGGCGGAGGCCGAGCAGCTCGCCGTACGCCGTCGCTACGTGCAGCTCAAGATCGACTACTGGCAGGCCGTGGCCGACGGCGACGACGCCCGCGCGCGCCGCCTGTCCGATGACGCGCTGGCGCTCGCGGACTCACTCAAGAAGAAACCCTGA
- a CDS encoding NAD(P)-dependent alcohol dehydrogenase codes for MTYDRTRVAAWAAPASKAPLERTAIERRAVGAHDVLIAIEYAGICHSDIHTVRGDWGPQPFPVVPGHEIVGIVAEVGAEVTRHRVGERVGVGCLVNACRACVNCLGGDEQFCLNGSVGTYAATDRDGSTTQGGYSTHVVVDEHFVLSVPESLDPAAAAPLLCAGITTYSPLKRWGAGPGRKVAVLGLGGLGHLAVKIAAAMGAEVTVLSQSLKKQEDAERLGAARYYATSDPATFEVLAGEFDLIVNTVSVSLDANAYLRLLAVDGAIVNVGAPPRPFSVAPMSLIYGRHTLAGSMIGGIAETQEMLDFCAEHRIGSEIEVISAEAVNEAYERVLASDVRYRFVIDAATIG; via the coding sequence ATGACCTACGACCGCACCCGCGTGGCCGCCTGGGCCGCGCCGGCCAGCAAGGCCCCGCTCGAGCGGACCGCGATCGAGCGCCGCGCGGTCGGTGCCCACGACGTGCTCATCGCCATCGAGTACGCCGGCATCTGCCACTCCGACATCCACACCGTCCGCGGTGACTGGGGTCCGCAGCCCTTCCCGGTGGTGCCGGGCCACGAGATCGTCGGCATCGTCGCCGAGGTCGGCGCGGAGGTGACCCGCCACCGCGTCGGCGAGCGGGTCGGCGTCGGCTGCCTGGTCAACGCGTGCCGCGCGTGCGTGAACTGCCTGGGTGGCGACGAGCAGTTCTGTCTCAACGGCAGCGTCGGCACCTACGCCGCGACCGACCGCGACGGCAGCACCACCCAGGGCGGCTACTCCACCCACGTGGTCGTCGACGAGCACTTCGTGCTGTCGGTGCCCGAGAGCCTCGACCCCGCGGCGGCGGCGCCGCTGCTGTGCGCGGGGATCACGACGTACTCACCACTGAAGCGCTGGGGCGCCGGCCCGGGGCGCAAGGTGGCCGTCCTCGGCCTCGGCGGGTTGGGGCACCTCGCGGTCAAGATCGCCGCCGCGATGGGAGCCGAGGTCACCGTGCTGTCGCAGTCGCTGAAGAAGCAGGAGGACGCCGAGCGGCTCGGCGCGGCCCGCTACTACGCGACCTCCGACCCGGCCACCTTCGAGGTGCTCGCCGGCGAGTTCGACCTGATCGTCAACACGGTGAGCGTCAGCCTCGACGCGAACGCCTACCTGCGGCTGCTCGCCGTCGACGGCGCGATCGTCAACGTCGGCGCCCCGCCGCGCCCGTTCAGTGTCGCGCCGATGTCGCTGATCTACGGCCGCCACACGCTCGCCGGCTCGATGATCGGCGGCATCGCGGAGACCCAGGAGATGCTGGACTTCTGTGCCGAGCATCGGATCGGCTCCGAGATCGAGGTGATCTCCGCGGAGGCGGTCAACGAGGCGTACGAGCGGGTGCTCGCCTCCGACGTGCGCTACCGCTTCGTGATCGACGCCGCGACGATCGGCTAG
- a CDS encoding helix-turn-helix transcriptional regulator — MTATSRHVVTEIDEWVSRCSSAYVPLRVDVAKPAFRGAIRERSIGDLSVCQVAATSSVVSRTAAHASADPRESLMFTGALAGTTVVVQNGRVSELGAGGFYLIASDLPYGLRIPRHNDLASLRIPVSALQLRPDELGVLGGATLHGGVEQARILVCRIRELAAAPAPATAEDERVTVELARAVLHVLRYGETSHPVLSGPAILASARWFIDTHHARASLTIDEVAQRFVVSRRHLESQFARTDTTPAAYLREARLRHACDLLSQEPSTSVTAIAARAGFSDVNTFIRSFRREHGATPAQWRRDDRTQEQDPGLAATG, encoded by the coding sequence ATGACCGCGACCAGCCGACATGTCGTCACCGAGATCGACGAGTGGGTCAGCCGCTGCAGCTCTGCCTACGTACCGCTGCGGGTGGATGTCGCCAAGCCCGCGTTCCGCGGTGCGATCCGCGAGCGGTCGATCGGCGACCTGAGCGTCTGCCAGGTCGCGGCGACCTCGTCGGTCGTCAGCCGCACCGCCGCCCACGCCTCCGCCGATCCCCGCGAGTCGCTGATGTTCACCGGGGCCCTCGCCGGGACCACGGTCGTCGTACAGAACGGCCGGGTCAGCGAGCTCGGCGCCGGCGGCTTCTACCTGATCGCCAGCGACCTGCCCTACGGCCTGCGGATCCCACGCCACAACGACCTCGCCAGCCTGCGCATCCCGGTTTCGGCGCTGCAGCTGCGCCCCGACGAGCTCGGCGTCCTCGGCGGCGCCACCCTGCACGGCGGTGTCGAGCAGGCCCGGATCCTCGTGTGCCGGATCAGGGAGCTGGCCGCCGCGCCCGCCCCGGCCACGGCCGAGGACGAGCGGGTCACCGTCGAGCTGGCCCGGGCCGTCCTCCACGTGCTGCGCTACGGCGAGACCTCCCATCCGGTGCTCAGCGGACCCGCGATCCTGGCCAGCGCCCGGTGGTTCATCGACACCCACCACGCCCGGGCGAGCCTGACCATCGACGAGGTCGCCCAGCGGTTCGTGGTGTCCCGGCGCCACCTGGAGAGCCAGTTCGCCCGGACCGACACCACGCCCGCCGCCTACCTGCGCGAGGCCCGGCTCCGCCACGCGTGCGACCTGCTCTCCCAGGAGCCGTCGACCAGCGTCACCGCGATCGCCGCCCGGGCCGGCTTCTCCGACGTCAACACCTTCATCCGCTCGTTCCGCCGCGAGCACGGCGCCACTCCCGCGCAGTGGCGGCGCGACGACCGGACGCAGGAGCAGGACCCGGGGCTCGCGGCGACCGGGTGA
- a CDS encoding helix-turn-helix domain-containing protein: MTERPPPATRIDIEGLDAWTDACAQAYVPLRIDAIGEDFRGAIRERALGSLGITQVASTPVTVTRTARSIASDPRDTFMLGIFLRGAGTIVQDGRVATYTGAGGFLIDGDRPYSMRYEHHNDLLVLRLPRPRIGLRDRDLRELTSVHIPRDSSGLNVLRRYLAGLVAMRTPLTDVEEHQEVAVELTQALLHPMVYTERSRALLSGAAILASARWFIEQNHTDPRLTVDDVARHFMISRRYLEMLFTKTDGGGPATYLRRVRLSRAATLLASQPHLKIRQVSAQVGFSDINTFTRAFNRTYEATPSRWRRVQLVQPQPRLPHRPPDLLTDLDHHDWTSPTFRR; encoded by the coding sequence GTGACCGAACGCCCACCTCCAGCGACACGCATCGACATCGAGGGCCTCGACGCCTGGACGGACGCCTGCGCCCAGGCCTACGTCCCGCTGCGGATCGACGCCATCGGGGAGGACTTCCGGGGGGCCATCCGCGAACGCGCCCTCGGCAGCCTCGGCATCACCCAGGTCGCCTCCACCCCGGTCACCGTGACCCGCACCGCTCGCTCGATCGCGAGCGACCCCCGTGACACGTTCATGCTCGGCATCTTCCTCCGGGGCGCCGGGACCATCGTCCAGGACGGCCGGGTGGCGACCTACACCGGAGCCGGCGGCTTCCTGATCGACGGCGACCGGCCCTACAGCATGCGCTACGAGCACCACAACGACCTGCTGGTGCTCCGGCTCCCGCGCCCACGGATCGGCCTGCGCGACCGCGACCTGCGCGAGCTGACCAGCGTCCACATCCCCCGGGACTCCAGCGGCCTCAACGTGCTGCGCCGCTATCTCGCCGGACTGGTCGCGATGAGGACGCCGCTGACGGACGTCGAGGAGCACCAGGAGGTCGCCGTCGAGCTGACCCAGGCCCTGCTCCACCCGATGGTCTACACCGAGCGGTCCCGCGCCCTGCTGAGCGGGGCAGCGATCCTGGCGAGCGCGCGCTGGTTCATCGAGCAGAACCACACGGATCCGCGGCTGACCGTCGACGACGTCGCCCGGCACTTCATGATCTCCCGGCGCTACCTGGAGATGCTGTTCACGAAGACCGACGGCGGCGGCCCCGCGACCTACCTGCGCCGCGTCCGGCTGAGCCGCGCCGCCACCCTGCTCGCGAGCCAGCCCCACCTGAAGATCCGGCAGGTCTCCGCTCAGGTCGGCTTCAGCGACATCAACACCTTCACCCGCGCCTTCAACCGGACCTACGAGGCCACCCCGAGCCGGTGGCGGCGGGTGCAGCTCGTCCAGCCCCAGCCGCGGCTGCCCCACCGCCCGCCGGACCTGCTGACCGACCTCGACCACCACGACTGGACGTCGCCGACCTTCCGCAGGTGA
- a CDS encoding DUF4012 domain-containing protein, with protein MSRLRGPRAVLLAAGAILVLGLLWAGWTAWQVNADLANAVRHAERIQSAVVARDSDAMEREVAGLRTSSRQAAERTSGPTWGLLTRLPFVGDDAAGVRTTSVVLADLADDGVEPLVAASDRFEQLLPRGGAVDQQAVADVAEPVHQARVAFGSADDDLAQVDPSGFVGRLEQRFRRFRDQVSRASDALASAETAARVLPAMLGDQGARRHLVVFENNAEIRSTGGLAGAVSSVEATDGVLRLGRQVAGAALGKTAEPVLPLTAAEDALYGDVLGTYFVNATMTPDVPRAADLLRARWEQRFPGRPVDGVVLLDAVGIGYLLEATGPVVVDGIEITGDNAVEQLLHATYLRVPDPAAQDAFFAAVAAATFDRFTAGADDPTAILRALARAVRERRVFVHSFDAAVQQQLAGTTIAGELVTDPRVRSPQVGVTVDDMTGAKMSYYLRYDVDVTATTCRGSTQRYLAKARIRSVAPPDAGSLPDYVTGGGAYGSRPGTQLMAVRVFGPTDGSVTDVEFNGVPSEVIEADQGGRPVAMTYVQLAPGQSVDLAWAMESGPGQDGPTQVQVTPTIERKNGARAVESACAG; from the coding sequence ATGTCGCGGCTGCGCGGCCCGCGAGCGGTGCTGCTCGCGGCGGGAGCGATCCTCGTGCTCGGACTGCTCTGGGCCGGTTGGACGGCCTGGCAGGTCAACGCCGACCTCGCGAACGCCGTCCGGCACGCCGAGCGCATCCAGTCCGCCGTCGTCGCCCGCGACAGCGACGCGATGGAGCGTGAGGTCGCCGGGTTGCGCACGTCGAGCCGACAGGCGGCCGAGCGCACGTCGGGCCCGACCTGGGGTCTGCTGACCCGGCTCCCGTTCGTCGGCGACGACGCCGCCGGCGTCCGCACGACGAGCGTCGTACTCGCCGACCTGGCCGACGACGGCGTGGAGCCGCTGGTGGCGGCCTCGGACCGCTTCGAGCAGCTGCTGCCCCGGGGCGGTGCCGTCGACCAGCAGGCGGTCGCGGACGTCGCGGAGCCGGTGCACCAGGCCCGGGTCGCGTTCGGCTCCGCGGACGACGATCTCGCCCAGGTCGATCCGTCGGGCTTCGTCGGCCGCCTCGAGCAGCGGTTCCGCAGGTTCCGCGACCAGGTCTCTCGCGCCTCCGACGCGCTCGCCTCGGCCGAGACAGCGGCCCGGGTGCTGCCGGCGATGCTGGGCGACCAGGGCGCCCGGCGCCACCTGGTCGTCTTCGAGAACAACGCCGAGATCCGCAGCACCGGCGGCCTGGCCGGTGCCGTCAGCTCCGTGGAGGCGACGGACGGTGTGCTCCGGCTCGGTCGCCAGGTGGCGGGCGCGGCCCTGGGCAAGACCGCGGAACCGGTGCTTCCCCTGACCGCCGCCGAGGACGCGCTCTACGGCGACGTGCTCGGCACCTACTTCGTCAACGCCACCATGACGCCGGACGTCCCGCGGGCCGCGGACCTGCTGCGAGCCCGGTGGGAGCAGCGGTTCCCCGGCCGACCGGTCGACGGCGTGGTGCTGCTCGACGCCGTGGGGATCGGCTACCTCCTGGAGGCGACCGGTCCGGTCGTGGTCGACGGCATCGAGATCACCGGCGACAACGCGGTCGAGCAGCTCTTGCACGCCACCTACCTCCGGGTGCCGGACCCGGCCGCGCAGGACGCCTTCTTCGCGGCGGTCGCGGCCGCCACCTTCGACCGGTTCACCGCCGGTGCCGACGACCCGACCGCGATCCTGCGTGCCCTCGCCCGCGCCGTGCGGGAGCGGCGCGTGTTCGTGCACTCCTTCGACGCGGCCGTGCAGCAGCAGCTCGCCGGCACCACGATCGCCGGCGAGCTGGTGACCGATCCGCGGGTCCGCAGCCCCCAGGTCGGCGTGACGGTCGACGACATGACCGGCGCCAAGATGTCCTACTACCTGCGCTACGACGTCGACGTGACCGCGACGACCTGTCGGGGGTCCACCCAGCGCTACCTCGCGAAGGCGCGGATCCGGTCCGTGGCCCCGCCCGACGCGGGATCCCTGCCCGACTACGTCACCGGCGGCGGCGCCTACGGCTCCCGCCCGGGGACGCAGCTGATGGCGGTGCGCGTCTTCGGGCCCACCGACGGCTCGGTCACCGACGTCGAGTTCAACGGGGTCCCGTCAGAGGTGATCGAGGCCGACCAGGGCGGACGCCCGGTCGCGATGACCTACGTCCAGCTCGCGCCGGGCCAGAGCGTGGACCTGGCCTGGGCGATGGAGAGCGGACCCGGTCAGGACGGCCCGACCCAGGTCCAGGTGACACCGACGATCGAGAGGAAGAACGGCGCTCGCGCCGTGGAGAGCGCATGTGCCGGGTGA
- a CDS encoding polysaccharide biosynthesis tyrosine autokinase, producing the protein MDLHDYLKVLRRRWRSIVVIAVVTTAVAGVLTAVQTPQYASTARLFVTTSQSDDGQLLQGGQFSAQRVKSYADLISSRELAQRVIEETGIEVTPAVLTAAVSAQVVLETVNLEVTVTGPDPRQAQLVAQAYAEQLTDLVRELETPAGQTQAPIKATIVDAASLPTSAVSPRPSRNLALGLVAGLLLGFALAVVRELLDTRVKSLDDVAELTDAPTLGTIVFDATTAKSPLLTQIASHSPRAEAFRVLRTNLQFIDVDSARKVFVVTSAVPGEGKTSTAVNLAISLAQGGSRTLLVEADLRRPMAAQRLGLDNAVGLTNVLVGRLALDDVVLVDDASGLHVVGAGPVPPNPAELLQSRAMEDLLARARDSYDVVVIDAPPLLPVTDAALLAAKSDGALVVLSHGQVTRDQVRLSIDRLAQVDAQLAGLVLNKVPAKSGSYGYGYGYGYGYAPQVPAQTEE; encoded by the coding sequence GTGGACCTGCATGACTACCTCAAGGTGCTGCGCCGGCGGTGGCGGTCGATCGTGGTCATCGCGGTCGTGACGACCGCGGTGGCGGGAGTGCTGACGGCGGTGCAGACGCCGCAGTACGCCTCGACGGCCCGGCTGTTCGTCACCACCTCGCAGAGCGATGACGGCCAGCTGCTGCAGGGCGGCCAGTTCTCCGCCCAGCGGGTCAAGTCGTACGCCGACCTGATCAGCAGCCGCGAGCTGGCGCAACGGGTCATCGAGGAGACCGGGATCGAGGTGACGCCGGCCGTGCTGACCGCGGCGGTGAGCGCCCAGGTGGTGCTGGAGACGGTCAACCTCGAGGTCACGGTCACCGGCCCGGATCCGCGCCAGGCCCAGCTGGTCGCCCAGGCGTACGCCGAGCAGCTGACCGACCTCGTCCGTGAGCTGGAGACGCCGGCCGGGCAGACCCAGGCCCCCATCAAGGCGACCATCGTCGACGCGGCCTCGCTCCCCACCTCCGCGGTGTCCCCACGGCCGAGCCGCAACCTGGCTCTCGGACTGGTGGCCGGCCTGCTGCTGGGCTTCGCCCTGGCCGTGGTGCGCGAGCTCCTCGACACCCGGGTGAAGTCACTCGACGACGTCGCCGAGCTCACCGATGCCCCGACGCTCGGCACGATCGTGTTCGACGCGACGACGGCCAAGTCGCCGCTGCTGACCCAGATCGCCTCCCACTCGCCGCGCGCGGAGGCCTTCCGCGTGCTGCGGACCAACCTGCAGTTCATCGACGTCGACAGCGCCCGGAAGGTCTTCGTCGTGACCTCGGCCGTGCCCGGTGAGGGGAAGACGTCGACGGCGGTCAACCTGGCGATCAGCCTGGCCCAAGGGGGATCGCGCACGCTCCTGGTCGAGGCCGACCTGCGTCGGCCCATGGCGGCCCAGCGGCTGGGACTCGACAATGCCGTCGGGCTGACCAACGTCCTGGTCGGCAGGCTGGCGCTCGACGACGTCGTCCTCGTCGACGACGCATCGGGACTTCACGTCGTCGGCGCGGGGCCGGTGCCACCCAATCCCGCCGAGCTGCTCCAGTCGCGGGCGATGGAGGACCTCCTCGCCCGGGCCCGCGACAGCTACGACGTCGTCGTGATCGACGCCCCGCCGCTGCTGCCGGTCACCGACGCCGCCCTGCTGGCCGCGAAGTCGGACGGCGCCCTCGTCGTCCTCAGCCACGGACAGGTCACGCGTGACCAGGTCCGGCTCTCGATCGACCGGCTCGCCCAGGTCGATGCCCAGCTGGCCGGCCTGGTCCTCAACAAGGTGCCGGCCAAGAGCGGGTCCTACGGATACGGCTACGGATACGGCTACGGGTACGCACCCCAGGTGCCCGCGCAGACGGAGGAATGA